A genomic stretch from Enterobacteriaceae endosymbiont of Donacia dentata includes:
- a CDS encoding Fe-Mn family superoxide dismutase, producing the protein MSYQLPKLLYKYSDLEPFFDTKTMEIHHTKHHQNYINTTNLILEKNNIKNIKINELLLKLDNLSIPSKQKRLLRNNAGGHANHSFFWKILKKNTKPNKIILNILKDNFSNLENFKKIFEKKALNFFGSGWIWLVKKDNLLKIITTKNQDNPIMNQINNKSLEYPIIGLDLWEHAYYLKYQNQKFLYIKSFWHVLNWDKVLSLFLK; encoded by the coding sequence ATGAGTTATCAATTACCAAAATTATTATATAAATATTCAGATTTAGAACCTTTTTTTGATACTAAAACAATGGAAATACACCATACTAAACATCATCAAAATTATATAAATACTACTAACTTAATACTTGAAAAAAATAATATTAAAAATATTAAAATTAATGAATTATTATTAAAATTAGATAATTTATCTATTCCTTCTAAACAAAAAAGATTATTACGTAATAATGCAGGAGGACATGCCAATCATAGTTTTTTTTGGAAAATTTTAAAAAAAAATACAAAACCTAATAAAATAATTTTAAATATTTTAAAAGATAATTTTTCTAATTTAGAAAATTTTAAAAAAATTTTTGAAAAAAAAGCTTTAAATTTTTTCGGATCAGGATGGATTTGGTTAGTTAAAAAAGATAATTTATTAAAAATAATAACTACAAAAAATCAAGATAATCCCATAATGAACCAAATAAATAATAAATCATTAGAATATCCAATAATAGGATTAGATTTATGGGAACATGCTTATTATTTAAAATATCAAAATCAAAAATTTTTATATATTAAATCTTTTTGGCATGTTTTAAATTGGGATAAAGTATTATCTTTATTTCTAAAATAA
- the aroE gene encoding shikimate dehydrogenase, with protein sequence MKRFAVFGNPIKHSKSPTIHKLFAKQTGILQKYTKICVPIDNFYEKLLNFFKNGGNGANITIPFKKKAYKLCNIFTERAKYSGVVNTIKIMKSQKILGDNTDGIGLLQDLKNLKFIHPKSKILLIGAGGAAQGIIYSLIKFGCNITIVNRTYQNAKNIIKYFHNVKNLNCIELKYFSKNLHNQLQYNLIINATSSSLKGNIPNISPLIVKSNIFYYDLFYDISLTPFLKWCRFHGAKKISDGIGMLIEQAAYSFYLWHGIMPNTKIIIQKFKKIY encoded by the coding sequence ATGAAAAGGTTTGCAGTATTTGGTAATCCGATAAAACATAGTAAATCACCAACTATACATAAATTATTTGCGAAACAAACAGGTATATTACAAAAATATACAAAAATTTGTGTTCCAATAGATAATTTTTATGAAAAATTATTAAATTTTTTTAAAAATGGAGGTAATGGAGCTAATATAACAATACCTTTTAAAAAAAAAGCATATAAATTATGTAATATATTTACTGAAAGAGCCAAATATTCTGGAGTAGTAAATACAATAAAAATAATGAAATCTCAAAAAATTTTAGGTGATAATACTGATGGTATCGGTTTATTACAAGATTTAAAAAATTTAAAATTTATCCATCCTAAAAGTAAAATATTATTAATAGGTGCTGGAGGAGCTGCGCAGGGTATTATATATTCATTAATTAAATTTGGTTGTAATATAACAATTGTTAATCGTACCTATCAAAATGCCAAAAATATTATAAAATATTTTCATAATGTAAAAAATCTTAATTGTATAGAATTAAAATATTTTTCTAAGAATTTACATAATCAATTACAATATAATTTAATTATAAATGCTACATCTAGTAGTCTTAAAGGAAATATTCCTAATATTTCTCCTTTAATTGTTAAATCAAATATTTTTTATTATGATCTTTTTTACGATATTTCTCTTACACCATTTCTAAAATGGTGTCGTTTTCATGGAGCAAAAAAAATATCAGATGGAATTGGAATGTTAATTGAACAAGCAGCATATTCATTTTATTTATGGCATGGTATTATGCCAAATACTAAAATAATTATTCAAAAATTTAAAAAAATTTATTAA
- a CDS encoding Sua5/YciO/YrdC/YwlC family protein produces MNINIFINALKMGKIIAYPTESVFGLGCDPDNRRAVYKLLKIKKRSVKKGLILVASKYTQLLKYINEKKIIQNQKKKILSTWPGMITWIMPISNNTPYWLIGNFNTIAVRVTNHYIIKKLCDYFGKPIVSTSANISGMMPCKTFKEVIKYFNKKNNILVINGKTGGYLKPSEIRDSFTNLVIRKG; encoded by the coding sequence ATGAATATAAATATATTTATTAATGCATTAAAAATGGGTAAAATTATAGCATATCCTACTGAATCTGTATTTGGATTAGGATGTGATCCTGATAATAGAAGAGCAGTATATAAATTATTAAAAATTAAAAAACGTAGTGTTAAAAAAGGATTAATTTTAGTTGCTTCAAAATATACTCAATTATTAAAATATATAAATGAAAAAAAAATTATTCAAAATCAAAAAAAAAAAATTTTATCTACGTGGCCTGGAATGATTACATGGATTATGCCTATTTCAAATAATACACCTTATTGGTTAATCGGAAATTTTAATACTATAGCTGTACGTGTAACTAACCATTACATTATAAAGAAATTATGTGATTATTTTGGAAAACCAATAGTTTCTACTAGCGCAAATATTTCAGGAATGATGCCATGTAAAACTTTTAAAGAAGTAATAAAATATTTTAATAAAAAAAATAATATTTTAGTTATAAATGGTAAAACAGGTGGATATTTAAAACCTTCTGAAATTAGAGATAGTTTTACAAACTTAGTTATTCGTAAAGGATAA
- the def gene encoding peptide deformylase: protein MSKMKLLYFPNNKLRIKAKYIKNINNDIKLLGENMLKTMYFYNGIGLAATQLGINKRIIVIDISIKKNNPIILINPEIIKFNKLKIKSKEGCLSIPLKQKYSILRYKKIKIKAKNLMNENFELEISNLLSFCVQHEIDHLNGILFIDYLSNLKFQRIYDKMYKLNKKIIFLKKHNYIK from the coding sequence ATGTCTAAAATGAAATTATTATATTTTCCTAATAATAAATTACGTATAAAAGCTAAATATATTAAAAATATAAATAATGATATTAAATTATTAGGGGAAAATATGTTAAAAACAATGTATTTTTATAATGGTATTGGATTAGCAGCTACTCAATTAGGAATAAACAAAAGAATAATAGTAATTGATATATCTATAAAAAAAAATAATCCTATTATTCTTATTAATCCTGAAATAATAAAATTTAATAAATTAAAAATTAAGAGTAAAGAAGGTTGTCTTTCTATACCTCTTAAACAAAAATATTCTATTTTAAGATATAAAAAAATAAAAATTAAAGCAAAAAATTTAATGAATGAAAATTTTGAATTAGAAATTAGTAACTTATTATCTTTTTGTGTACAACACGAAATTGATCATTTAAATGGAATTTTATTTATTGATTATTTATCAAATTTAAAATTTCAAAGAATTTATGATAAAATGTATAAATTAAATAAAAAAATAATATTTTTAAAAAAACATAATTACATAAAATGA
- the fmt gene encoding methionyl-tRNA formyltransferase — MKKKIKIIFVGTSNFASYHLKGLINNIYITISCIITKPDTHANRGHKLTFNAVKKLAIKHKINILQPKSLNSTILINKIINYKCDLIIVIDYGLLIPNHILNIPKLFCINVHASLLPRWRGAAPIQRALLENDLKTGISIIKMNNFLDQGDIIYQIEYNILLYDTYGSLYKKLAILGLQGLLLILNKIRKGEKIKFQSQNINMIKPTYAKKISKIECKLNWYLPAKKLECMIRAFNPKPGTYFIIQNYRFKVWQAEVITNFSNNDKKIPGTILSVNKYGIKINTINGILNIQIIQPSGKKQMNIQNFLNFNKYKNIFVKNSIIT, encoded by the coding sequence ATGAAAAAAAAAATAAAAATTATTTTTGTAGGTACTTCAAATTTTGCTTCATATCATTTAAAAGGTTTAATAAATAATATATATATAACAATATCTTGTATTATTACTAAACCAGATACTCATGCTAATAGAGGACATAAATTAACTTTTAACGCTGTAAAAAAATTAGCAATAAAACATAAAATTAATATTTTACAACCTAAATCTCTAAATTCTACTATATTAATTAATAAAATTATAAATTATAAATGTGATTTAATTATAGTAATAGATTATGGTCTATTAATACCTAATCATATTTTAAATATTCCTAAATTATTTTGTATTAATGTACATGCTTCATTATTACCTAGATGGAGAGGAGCAGCACCAATACAAAGGGCTTTATTAGAAAATGATTTAAAAACAGGTATTAGTATAATAAAAATGAATAATTTTTTAGATCAAGGAGATATAATCTATCAAATAGAATATAATATTTTATTATATGATACATATGGATCTTTATATAAAAAATTAGCTATATTAGGATTACAAGGTCTTTTATTAATTTTAAATAAAATTAGAAAAGGAGAAAAAATTAAATTTCAATCTCAAAATATAAATATGATAAAACCTACATATGCAAAAAAAATTTCTAAAATAGAATGTAAATTAAACTGGTATTTACCAGCTAAAAAACTGGAATGTATGATTCGTGCATTTAATCCTAAACCAGGAACATATTTTATTATACAAAATTATAGATTTAAAGTATGGCAAGCAGAAGTAATTACTAATTTTAGTAATAATGATAAAAAAATACCAGGAACTATTTTATCAGTAAATAAATATGGAATAAAAATAAATACTATTAATGGTATTTTAAATATTCAAATTATTCAACCTAGTGGTAAAAAACAAATGAATATTCAAAATTTTCTAAATTTTAATAAATATAAAAATATTTTTGTAAAAAATAGTATAATTACTTAA
- the rplQ gene encoding 50S ribosomal protein L17, producing the protein MRHRKIGRHFNRSNTHRNLMFYNMINSLICNEIIKTTLIKAKELKIIIEPIITIAKHNSISNKRLLRSKLNNKKNILKLFNIIGPQFKNRLGGYTRIIKCGFRIGDKAPMAYIELIGRKIIIKNNKIK; encoded by the coding sequence ATGCGTCATCGTAAAATAGGTCGTCATTTTAATAGAAGTAATACTCATCGTAATTTAATGTTTTATAATATGATAAATTCATTAATTTGTAATGAAATTATTAAAACAACTTTAATAAAAGCAAAAGAACTTAAAATTATAATTGAACCAATAATTACTATTGCTAAACATAATAGTATTTCTAATAAAAGATTATTACGTTCTAAATTAAATAATAAAAAAAATATTTTAAAATTATTTAATATTATTGGACCTCAATTTAAAAATAGATTAGGTGGTTATACACGTATTATAAAATGTGGATTTCGTATTGGTGATAAAGCACCTATGGCTTATATAGAATTAATAGGAAGAAAAATAATTATAAAAAATAATAAAATTAAGTAA
- a CDS encoding DNA-directed RNA polymerase subunit alpha, with protein sequence MEQSFITKFLKPRLVNIKKINNFTMQVTLEPLERGFGHTLGNALRRILLSSLPGYAATEVEIEGILHEYSIKEGIQEDIIEILLNIKKLAIKIKNNKKKIILQLNKSGIGIVKASDIDHGNEVQIINPEHIICHITNINTSINMKIKLELGRGYVAAHTRINNDNIIKKNPKIGRLLLDASYSPIKRIKYNVEAARVKQRTDLDKLIIEMETNGTIDPEQAIRKAATILAEQLESFVNLRDIKQEKEIKEEKPEFDPILLRSVDDLELTVRSANCLKTEMIHLIGDLVQRTEVELLKTPNLGKKSLTEIKDILASRGLSLGMRLENWPPVIKNNKKI encoded by the coding sequence ATGGAACAAAGTTTTATAACAAAATTTTTAAAACCTCGTTTAGTAAATATAAAAAAAATTAATAATTTTACTATGCAAGTAACATTAGAACCTTTAGAACGAGGTTTTGGACATACATTAGGAAATGCATTAAGACGTATTTTATTATCTTCACTTCCAGGTTATGCAGCAACAGAAGTAGAAATAGAAGGAATATTACATGAATATAGTATAAAAGAAGGTATTCAAGAAGATATTATTGAAATTTTGTTAAATATAAAAAAATTAGCTATAAAAATTAAAAATAATAAAAAAAAAATAATTTTACAGTTAAATAAATCAGGAATTGGTATAGTTAAAGCTTCAGATATTGATCATGGTAATGAAGTACAAATTATCAATCCAGAACATATTATTTGTCATATTACCAATATAAATACGTCAATAAATATGAAAATTAAGCTAGAATTAGGAAGAGGATATGTAGCTGCACATACAAGAATAAATAATGATAATATTATTAAAAAAAATCCTAAAATAGGTAGATTATTATTAGATGCATCATATAGTCCCATTAAAAGAATAAAATATAATGTAGAAGCGGCAAGAGTAAAGCAAAGAACAGATTTAGATAAATTAATTATAGAAATGGAAACTAATGGAACAATTGATCCAGAACAAGCAATTAGAAAAGCAGCTACTATTTTAGCTGAACAATTAGAATCATTTGTAAATTTACGTGATATAAAACAAGAAAAAGAAATTAAAGAAGAAAAACCAGAATTTGATCCTATTTTATTACGTTCAGTTGATGATTTAGAATTAACTGTTCGTTCTGCAAATTGTTTAAAAACAGAAATGATACATTTAATAGGTGATTTAGTACAACGTACTGAAGTAGAATTATTAAAAACTCCTAATTTAGGAAAAAAATCTTTAACAGAAATAAAAGATATATTAGCTTCTCGAGGTTTATCATTAGGAATGAGATTAGAAAATTGGCCTCCAGTAATAAAAAATAATAAAAAAATTTAA
- the rpsD gene encoding 30S ribosomal protein S4 translates to MAKYLGPKLKLCRREGTDLFLKSNVRAIDTKCKLEQLPGQHGFKKNRLSDYGIQLREKQKLRRLYGILERQFHNYYKKASRIKGNTGFNLLFLLEKRLDNIVYRMGFGVTRAESRQLISHKSIQVNNHIVNIASYQLSLNDQVSICEKSKKQLRIIASIDLYKQREKTNWLEVDHNKMTGIFKKIPERSDFPADINEHLIIELYSK, encoded by the coding sequence ATGGCGAAATATTTAGGACCTAAATTAAAATTATGTCGTAGGGAAGGTACAGATTTATTTTTAAAATCAAATGTACGTGCTATTGATACAAAATGTAAATTAGAACAGTTACCTGGACAACATGGTTTTAAAAAAAATAGACTATCTGATTATGGTATTCAATTAAGAGAAAAACAAAAATTACGTAGATTATATGGTATTCTAGAACGTCAATTTCATAATTATTATAAAAAAGCATCACGTATAAAAGGAAATACAGGATTTAATTTATTATTTTTATTAGAAAAAAGATTAGATAATATTGTTTATAGAATGGGTTTTGGAGTTACAAGAGCAGAATCTCGTCAATTAATTTCTCATAAATCTATTCAAGTTAATAATCATATTGTAAATATAGCTTCTTATCAATTATCTTTAAATGATCAAGTATCAATATGTGAAAAATCTAAGAAACAGTTAAGAATTATTGCATCAATTGATTTATATAAACAAAGAGAAAAAACTAATTGGTTAGAAGTAGATCATAATAAAATGACAGGAATATTTAAAAAAATTCCAGAACGTTCTGATTTTCCTGCAGATATTAATGAACATTTAATTATTGAATTATATTCAAAATAA
- the rpsK gene encoding 30S ribosomal protein S11: MKKKSLNPKKNLKKQIIDGIAHIHASFNNTIVTITDRQGNSLGCATAGGSGFRGSRKSTPFAAQVAAEKCAEIVRNYGIKNLEVMVKGPGPGRESTIRALNNSGFKITNITDITPIPHNGCRPPKKRRV, encoded by the coding sequence ATGAAAAAAAAATCTTTAAATCCAAAAAAAAATCTTAAAAAACAAATTATAGATGGTATTGCTCATATACATGCTTCTTTTAATAATACTATTGTTACAATAACAGATCGTCAAGGTAATTCTTTAGGTTGTGCAACAGCAGGAGGATCAGGATTTCGAGGATCTCGAAAATCTACTCCATTTGCAGCTCAAGTAGCAGCAGAAAAATGTGCGGAAATTGTTAGAAATTATGGGATTAAAAATTTAGAGGTAATGGTTAAAGGTCCTGGACCTGGTAGAGAATCTACTATTAGAGCTTTAAATAATTCAGGTTTTAAAATAACAAATATTACTGATATTACTCCTATTCCACATAATGGATGTAGGCCTCCTAAAAAAAGAAGAGTATAA
- the rpsM gene encoding 30S ribosomal protein S13 — protein sequence MIRIAGINIPDNKRTIIALKYIYGIGTSHASYICKKINISQNTKINELSKDKINLLRNIISKFIIEGDLRRNINLNIKRLIDLGCYRGLRHKKGLPVRGQRTKTNAHTRKKLYKYFKK from the coding sequence ATGATTCGTATAGCTGGAATTAATATTCCTGATAATAAACGTACAATAATAGCATTAAAATACATTTATGGTATAGGTACATCTCATGCTTCTTATATATGTAAAAAAATTAATATTTCTCAAAATACCAAAATTAATGAACTTTCAAAAGACAAAATAAATTTATTACGTAATATTATATCTAAATTTATAATAGAAGGAGATTTAAGAAGAAATATTAATTTAAATATTAAAAGATTAATAGATTTAGGTTGTTATCGTGGTTTACGTCATAAAAAAGGATTACCTGTTAGGGGACAACGTACTAAAACAAATGCTCATACTAGAAAAAAATTGTATAAATACTTTAAAAAATAA
- the rpmJ gene encoding 50S ribosomal protein L36: protein MKVRASVKKLCRNCKIIRRNRKIYIFCSTDPKHKQRQG from the coding sequence ATGAAAGTTCGTGCTTCTGTAAAAAAATTATGTCGTAATTGTAAAATTATTCGTAGAAATAGAAAAATATATATATTTTGTAGTACTGATCCTAAACATAAACAACGTCAAGGATAA
- the secY gene encoding preprotein translocase subunit SecY encodes MIKSFNQLNFQSTKNRFHELKQRLLFLISSLIIFRIGSFIPIPGINVSLLHTLIIKKHGSIIDMLNMFSGGALSRASIFALGIMPYISASIIIQILTSIHPTFITLKKEGESGKKKINKYTKYATLILSIIQAIGITTGLLHIPGMKNLVLNPDIYYFIISIFSLITGTTFLMWLGRQITKKGIGNGVSIIIVIGIISGLPSAVGQIIKQIQQGNFNFFTILILLFLIFFITLFIVFVEGGQRKIVVQYARRNYEKKIYTQQNIHLPLKINMSGVIPAIFSSSIILFISTIFSWFSNITSLNWLNNISISLQPRQPIYIILYISTIIFFCFFYTILVFNPKETANNLKKSGAYIPGIRPGEQTAKYIKKIIMRLTFTGSLYITFICLIPEFLRNIINVPFYFSGTSLLIVVVVIIDFISQIQTLIMSNQYESILKKINLK; translated from the coding sequence ATGATTAAGTCATTTAACCAATTAAATTTTCAAAGTACTAAAAATAGATTTCATGAATTAAAACAAAGATTATTATTTTTAATAAGTTCTTTAATTATTTTTCGTATAGGTTCTTTTATACCTATACCAGGAATTAATGTTAGTCTTTTACATACATTAATTATTAAAAAACATGGTTCTATAATTGACATGTTGAATATGTTTTCTGGTGGTGCTCTTAGCAGAGCTTCTATTTTTGCATTAGGAATTATGCCCTATATTTCTGCATCTATTATTATACAAATTTTAACATCTATTCATCCTACTTTCATTACTCTTAAAAAAGAAGGAGAATCTGGGAAAAAAAAAATTAATAAATATACTAAATATGCTACATTAATTTTGTCTATTATACAAGCAATAGGTATTACTACAGGACTATTACATATACCAGGTATGAAAAATTTAGTTTTAAATCCTGATATATATTATTTTATTATTTCTATTTTTAGTCTCATTACTGGTACTACATTTTTAATGTGGTTAGGAAGACAAATTACAAAAAAAGGTATTGGTAATGGAGTTTCTATTATTATTGTTATTGGTATAATTTCTGGATTACCTTCTGCTGTAGGACAAATAATAAAACAAATCCAACAAGGAAATTTTAATTTTTTTACAATTTTAATTTTATTATTTTTAATATTTTTTATCACCTTATTTATTGTTTTTGTAGAAGGAGGACAAAGAAAAATAGTTGTACAATATGCAAGAAGAAATTACGAAAAAAAAATATATACACAACAAAATATTCATTTACCATTAAAAATTAACATGTCAGGGGTTATCCCTGCAATTTTTTCTTCTAGTATTATATTATTTATTTCTACTATATTTTCATGGTTTAGTAATATAACTAGTTTAAACTGGTTAAATAATATTTCTATATCTTTACAACCTAGACAACCAATATATATTATATTGTATATATCAACAATTATATTTTTTTGTTTTTTTTATACTATTTTAGTTTTTAATCCTAAAGAAACTGCTAATAATTTAAAAAAATCAGGTGCCTATATTCCTGGTATTCGTCCGGGAGAACAAACAGCTAAATATATAAAAAAAATAATTATGAGATTAACATTTACTGGAAGCTTATATATTACTTTTATTTGCTTAATTCCTGAATTTTTACGTAATATAATTAATGTTCCATTTTATTTTAGTGGAACATCATTACTTATAGTTGTAGTTGTAATTATAGATTTTATTTCACAAATTCAAACATTAATTATGTCTAATCAATATGAATCTATACTTAAGAAAATTAACTTAAAATGA
- the rplO gene encoding 50S ribosomal protein L15 yields the protein MYLNTLFFKIKNNKKRLGRGIGSGKGKTSGRGHKGQKSRSGCRLNRSFEGGQMPLYRRLPKFGFKSRKKDYYKEIRLSDLSKINGDYIDLNILKSAKIIKKKIKYVKIINKGNINSSKKIIKLRCTKSVKIIIKKLGGIIEE from the coding sequence ATGTATTTAAATACTTTGTTTTTTAAAATCAAAAATAATAAAAAAAGATTAGGACGTGGAATTGGTTCTGGTAAAGGGAAAACAAGTGGTAGAGGTCATAAAGGACAAAAATCTCGTTCTGGTTGTCGTCTTAATAGATCTTTTGAGGGAGGACAAATGCCATTATATCGCAGATTACCTAAATTTGGATTTAAATCAAGAAAAAAAGATTATTATAAAGAAATTAGATTAAGTGATTTATCAAAAATAAATGGTGATTATATAGATTTAAATATTCTTAAATCAGCTAAAATCATAAAGAAAAAAATTAAATATGTAAAAATTATTAATAAAGGAAATATTAATTCATCAAAAAAAATAATTAAATTACGTTGTACAAAAAGTGTTAAAATCATTATTAAAAAATTAGGTGGTATAATTGAGGAATAA
- the rpmD gene encoding 50S ribosomal protein L30: MLKNIKITQIKSSIGRLPKHKAILISLGLRHIGHTVIKKNTPNILGMIKKISYMIKVNN, translated from the coding sequence GTGTTAAAAAATATTAAGATTACACAAATTAAAAGTTCTATAGGTAGATTACCTAAACATAAAGCAATTTTAATTAGTTTAGGATTAAGACATATTGGACATACTGTTATAAAAAAAAATACACCCAATATTTTAGGAATGATTAAAAAAATTTCTTATATGATAAAGGTTAATAACTAA
- the rpsE gene encoding 30S ribosomal protein S5, whose protein sequence is MNIYDNKNQNNELKEKLISVNRVSKTVKGGRIFSFTALTVVGNGKGKIGFGYGKSKEVPNAIQKAMEKAKKNMINIIIKNNTVQYPIYGYHTGSFVFMQPAYEGTGIIAGGAMRAVLEVAGIYNILAKSYGSTNPINVVRATIKGLSSIRSLKMIAAKRNKTIEEIKRNMKSVKKY, encoded by the coding sequence ATGAATATCTATGATAATAAAAACCAAAATAATGAATTAAAAGAAAAATTAATTTCTGTTAATAGAGTATCTAAAACTGTAAAAGGAGGACGAATATTTTCTTTTACAGCTTTAACTGTAGTAGGTAATGGAAAAGGTAAAATTGGATTTGGTTATGGAAAATCTAAAGAAGTACCTAATGCGATACAAAAAGCTATGGAAAAAGCTAAAAAAAATATGATTAATATCATTATTAAAAATAATACAGTACAATATCCAATTTATGGTTATCATACTGGTTCTTTTGTATTTATGCAACCAGCCTATGAAGGTACTGGTATTATTGCTGGTGGTGCCATGAGAGCTGTACTAGAAGTTGCAGGAATATATAATATTTTAGCAAAATCATATGGTTCAACAAATCCAATAAATGTTGTGAGAGCAACTATAAAAGGATTATCTAGTATAAGATCATTAAAAATGATAGCAGCAAAAAGAAATAAAACTATAGAAGAAATAAAAAGGAATATGAAAAGTGTTAAAAAATATTAA
- the rplR gene encoding 50S ribosomal protein L18 — translation MNNKKINRIRRITKFRKNLQKFKITRLSIHRTSRHIYAQIISINNKILVTASTLELKIRKKLKYTGNIEAAILIGNKIASRSIRKGILNISFDRSGFKYHGRIKALAEAARNTGLKF, via the coding sequence ATGAATAATAAGAAAATTAATCGTATACGGAGAATAACTAAATTTCGTAAAAATTTACAAAAATTTAAAATAACACGTTTATCAATACATCGTACTTCTAGACATATATATGCACAAATAATTTCAATAAATAATAAAATTTTAGTAACAGCATCAACCTTAGAATTAAAAATAAGAAAAAAACTAAAATATACTGGAAATATAGAAGCTGCTATTTTAATAGGAAATAAAATAGCTAGTAGATCTATTAGAAAAGGTATTTTAAATATATCTTTTGATCGTTCAGGATTTAAGTATCATGGACGTATTAAAGCTTTAGCTGAAGCAGCTCGTAATACAGGTTTAAAATTTTAA
- the rplF gene encoding 50S ribosomal protein L6, with product MSRIAKKFIIIPNNVKIFIEKQNINIKGKNGTLKNTFNKKVKIFLKKNQLSFEPISKCKNGWAQAGTTRSIINSMIIGVTKGFSKKLILFGVGYKISIKNNKLNLALGFSHLIFYNLPKGIIGECLNPNEIILKGLDKQLLGQVAADIRSYRPPEPYKGKGIRYSDEKIKIKETKKK from the coding sequence ATGTCTAGAATAGCTAAAAAATTCATTATTATTCCTAATAATGTAAAAATTTTTATAGAAAAACAAAATATAAATATTAAAGGTAAAAATGGAACATTAAAAAATACTTTTAATAAAAAAGTGAAAATATTTTTAAAAAAAAATCAATTATCATTTGAACCAATATCTAAATGTAAAAATGGTTGGGCACAAGCAGGTACTACTCGGTCTATTATTAATTCAATGATTATTGGAGTAACAAAAGGATTTTCTAAAAAATTAATACTATTTGGAGTAGGTTATAAAATTTCGATTAAAAATAATAAATTAAATTTAGCATTAGGATTTTCACATTTGATATTTTATAATTTACCTAAAGGAATTATAGGAGAATGTTTAAATCCAAATGAAATAATATTAAAAGGATTAGATAAACAATTATTAGGACAAGTTGCAGCTGATATAAGATCTTATCGTCCTCCTGAACCATATAAAGGTAAAGGTATTAGATATAGTGATGAAAAAATTAAGATAAAAGAAACTAAAAAAAAATAA
- the rpsH gene encoding 30S ribosomal protein S8 yields MSMQSPIADMLTRIRNGQLSHKSKIIMQYSKIKKSIANILKIEGYIENFNLIKNKNLKLEINLKYFKGKGVIEKIHCVSRPGLRIYKKKIFLPKVMAGLGIAIISTSKGIMTDYTARLYGIGGEIICYVS; encoded by the coding sequence ATGAGTATGCAATCACCAATTGCAGATATGTTAACAAGAATTCGTAATGGACAATTATCACATAAATCTAAGATAATTATGCAATATTCAAAAATAAAAAAATCTATTGCAAATATTTTAAAAATTGAAGGATATATAGAAAATTTTAATTTAATAAAAAATAAAAATTTAAAATTAGAAATAAATTTAAAATATTTTAAAGGTAAAGGAGTAATAGAAAAAATACATTGTGTTAGTCGTCCGGGATTAAGAATTTATAAAAAAAAAATTTTTTTACCTAAAGTAATGGCAGGTTTAGGTATTGCTATTATATCTACATCTAAAGGAATAATGACTGATTATACAGCCCGTCTTTATGGAATAGGTGGTGAAATAATATGTTATGTATCCTAA